TGAAACTGTCTTTGAATGTGAGCATGAAAAGGGGTGCAGTATAGAGACATGTCCACTAGAGCAGGCCAGTGTGCTTTGTTTCGACAATGAAACTGGTACACACTTGCTGGCGCAGGAAGATACACACCCTCTGAGCAGAGCTGgtgctgaagagagagaggaggaggaggaggaggaggaggaggaggaggagagtgccCTGAGAGAGGCTTCAGCACTGGCCATCAATTTCGTGTTGCCACTGACAACACCCGCAATGCCAGAAATGATAGAATGCGAGGGAACAAGAGAGAAGCAGACTAGTGATGCCTATAAGAAAGCCATAGCAAGCATGAAAGCAgcagagaaatattttttagtTGGAAACAGGCAATTACAGGGAAAGGATGAATCTTGGAGTTCAGAAGGAAAAGAGAGTGAAATTATAGCAGCAGAAAAGCACCTAAATTTATTAACCTCTCCAGAGACTATCAGCTCACCTGCAAAGCAAGACAAGGAGGTAGAAGCAGCATCTGAGGAGGGCTGTAGCAGCACAATACTACACAGCTCTGTGGATGATGAATGGAGGAGAGGTCTGCCCATTGATGGGTCTCTGGGGACGAACACTCTTTCTGCAGCtggggagggggagacagacacagtcagTGTCGAGGACAGGACTGTGATTGGTGCCTCTCCTCCAGGGCTTCACGAGGAACGTGACTGGAAGGGAAAGAGCTCTGAGTCactggagagaaagggagagggagggtcaGAGGCAagtggagaggaagggagagagaaagaaaagggaggaGCATGGACCTTATTCAGACAGCAGGCAGCCCATACAAGAGGGGCGTTGCTGACCGAGACAGAGACGCATCCGTCCAATGACAATGCGGCATCACCGGTGGCAACACATCAAAGAGGTGAGCTCGTCACTTCCGTCACCGCAGACAGAGCTGAAGCAGCTTTACCCTTTTTGGCCAGTAGCAGAACAAACGCCTGCAGCTCTATAAACCCCCCCTCTCCTGTCTCCTTCTTAAACTctgtagagacagagagcaaggcACCAGCAGTGGAGGACAGTCATTTGAATGAGAGTCGACGTGCCTTGGGAGAGAAGCTGCCAAGCGGTGATATTTCACATCCGCCCACATCCACTGTGGACAGTACAGATACTGGCAGCGATCAACAGGTGCAGGGTGCTTTGTGGACTCAGACTGTTGGTTGTAACACACAACAGATAAAGACGGGGACTGAAAAAGAAACCAGGAGAAGTGCAGACCATCATCCATCTTCTACACCTCAGGAGGATATGAAGGACATTACCGGACATGTGAAGGGGTTCCCATCAACCCAGGGGGATGGGGAGCTGAAGGAGAATGCTCTGCCCAGCCAGGTGACAGCTTTTGCTTCTCTGCCTCCACTGACGGTCCATGAGAACCTGCGGCACCCAGTAAGTGAGACCACCTTCAGCTTCCAGGGCTTTTTAAGCAATAGCAAACCAAAATCTGTCCAACCAGCAGCTCCCACCCACTGTGAGAGGAGCAGTGAGCCTGAGGGGATTGAGGGAGACACTGCTACGAATCTTGAAGAACACAGTGAAAGTGTAAAAGGAAGTGATGCAAAAGGCAAAATTGTTAGTATCGTACTGGGAGGTCCTAAAGAGGCACTATTGTCATCCTCAGTAAGAAACGTGAGTAATAATGATCTAAAGAATGCGCAGAACAACATTGCAGTTAATGAAAATCTTGAAGCGTTTCACAAACATAAAGGACAGGAGCAAGCTAAGACTGAAACTGTAACTGACAAACACAGCAGCCCTGAGGATCTATTTTCAGTAGAGAccattacagaaaaaaatgttgtaCTTCAGGAAATTGTTCTACAACAAATAGGAGGAAGTGACAGGGCTGTGGTGTGTCCAGAAGGTGACTCCATTTTGTTTGATGGAAacggagagaaaaaaacagaggtCTTGGGCCCCACTGAAGACAAAGTGGATGGGAGGGATGCCAACCATGTGGAATACGATGTAACTGTAGCAGCTAAAAGACAAGAAACATGTCAATGCAGTTCAGAAAGCTTACCAAGTGACAGTGCACAGCAGGAATCTGAACCACTGGGAGGTGTTTTGGACAAGCTCTCTGTTAAGTCTGAAGTCcaacctctctcctctcttatGCCATCTCAGGTTGCAAGCTCAGAAACAGAAAGCATTGTCCCCAGTAACTCTGATAAGAGCATATGCATGTTCCAGCATGTGATGTTGGATGGATGTTCTCAGACAAAACCTGAAGTCCACACTGGTAAGATGCAATGTCAGATGTTTTCAGATCATGATGGTAGACCGGTCACAGGGATTGCCATGAGTGATGTGGATACAGAGGgccctgcttctgctgctgtgaacgtgtgtgtttcagtggaaGAAATCCTTCCCTCAGTCAGCATTCAAAACAATGCCGAAGTGCCTGTTGTGCTCAGGCCTCCCGGCCCTATGCTGAGTCACTGGGAGTATATTAATGACTCTGATGTTCCTGTCTCAGGAGAGGAAATACAGTTCATTTCTGACCATATTCACATCAACAGTCTTAGCAATGGCAGTGATGTTAGAGGAGAAATGAAAGGTGAGATTTTAAAAGATAAAACTTTAGCAAAAAGAGATGAGCATAATTTGGCActggagacaaagggagagaaagaggaaaaggatTATGTCTGCTCCCCTACAGGAGTCTTAATGCAGGATGTGCTGACCATGCCTGCTTCTTCCCTGCTGGAGGCCCGGTTAGCACCTAATGAATCACCACTGAAGGGAACTAGTTTGGCACCAGGCAACCTACATAGtgataaaaatgcaaatgtgaataAAGATGAGCTAGATGAGGATACCAGAGATGGAAAGCCTAAAATGGATGTTACATTGAAGCCATCAGAGAAACAGGTGAAAGCTGATCTTGATCAAAAATCAATCTCTACAACTGCATTGGACATAACAAAACCTTATATTTCAGTACAGGACACTGACCAAAATGCTGAAACTCAGTTAATCATTTCCCATGACAGtgatgacaattttttttataaatctgaTGCAATTTCTAAATCCAGTATCACTGAACTGAAGATGTCAGCAGCAGATAGTTTTGATGTCTCTTTTGGAAAATGCATCTTAGAATCTGAGGATAGCATGATCAATATTCAATCCTCACAATCTGCTAGTGCTAAACAGAATTCCTTAACAGAGATCAAAACCTCTGGCTCTGAGGAATCATGTGAGATTGATTCTTTTGAATCACTGTCCAGAGTGACAACACAACTGAATGCCTCTGACAGCAACCTTGATCTAAGTCAGGTGCCTACAGAAGATGCATGTAGCTTTGTCAAGGCTGCCACAGTCATTGTTGCTGGGACACCCATTCAACAACTTGGTTttgtaaacacagaagaaatgAATCAAACACATTATGAAGGAGAAGAAAACATGATAAAACCTGAACAACTTGAAATACAACAGTGTGCAAAAGAAGCCAACTTAAAatttattacagtaaaacaaGATGAGCAATTAATCAAAACCCAAAGTTCAGCAAAGGAGGAAGAGGCTAGAAAGCTTAAAGaactgaaaaacacagacaggacaAAACTCCTTGAAGAGCAAAAGGAGATGCCTAAgaaggagatggaaagtgtacaTACAAATGAGAAACAGATATTAATAAATGTGGATCATGATGGGGTACCAAGAGAAAAAACAGACctcagagaagaaaaacactttGAGGAAACATTTCCAGGAAAACCTTTGAAGGCTACTGTTCTGTCCGATCCTTGCTTAAACTTCACAGGGTTCATAAAGGAAGCCCAGAGCTGTGGTGAGGCTTTGACTGAGGATACTCATCCATCCATGGACCAGAACCTATCTGCAGCACTGCCCCTGGTTGAAGAGGCATGCTGTGAGACCACCTACACATACAATCAAAGTGCGCTGAGTGAATTAGATTTGGCACCTTGCCTGGATTCTCAGCCTTCAGGCCTGCAATGTCCATGGGAGAACATGGATGACCAAGAAACAGAGTTAAATGAGGATTCAGAGAAGGATGAAGGTGTTTGCTTGGAAAACGCTAaggttagctatcttagctttGAAGAGCAGGCCAAAGGGAATTTGGAAAGTGAAACAGGAGTTGAGAGTTCCTGTAGTGGCTTGGAGAAAGTGGAGAGAATCACATTGCTGGGAGGTGATGACAATAGCAATGTTGAGGGCGAAAAGTGTCATGAtggaaagaaaagtgaaaaggAGCCTAAATGTAAACCAAAACATCTTGAAAGTGTCTCTTCCATTATTAAAAGTATGTCTAATATTATGAGTTATTCTGCAGAAGAAGACGAAAACCAAGAAGACCAGCGGGTGGAGATAGACAATCAAGAGTGTAAGACACCAGGCAGTTCAACAGCAGCTCCTGAAAATACAGGAGTCAAACTCGATCTTAGAGAATTACTAGTGTCTGTCATCAATGAATCACTTGAAATGGAGAGCAAATCTTCAGATTTTACTAGGGAATCACAGGTCAGTGGGAAGCCTGTGGATCTGGAAAGAGCCACACCTACCAATAAAGTAGTTCAACTGGCCATAAATGATTCAACTAAGCCACTTGAGAATTCCCACACCTCACACTGTGAATTTGAGCACAAAACAGAGGATCAGTGTTTCAGCATCACCCATGACAACAGCAGGTGTACTGAAGTATGCACCAGTGCTCAAACTGATGATATAGTGCCTTCTGTTTCTGGAACTCTTGAAACTCTGTCTGCAGAGCAGGCAGAACCTACTATTCAGCTCACTGCTAAGCAGCCAGATACTAATGTGTCCCCCTTGCTGGTCTATGTGGTCCATGAGAAAACACTAAGTGAAAATTTAGATGATGCCTCTCATCACACGGACAACGCAGAGCTCCTTTTTGCATCCACCGATGTACCTATTCAGACTGAGGCCATGGCTTTGGAACTAGAGGAGCATAGCCAGCCATCTCCTTCTGACCCTAGCTCTTTACAAAACACAGTGTGGAAGGATATAACCCACTCACAACAATGCCACACCGAGTTAGTGAGTCTTGAAACATATATGGAAACTGAAGAGGAGAccagaaatataaaaacacaagcaactATTTTAGAGGAGTCCAAACAAACTGAACACAAGGAGAAAGAGATAAATGGAAgtaaggaagaaagagaggagaatgAGTCAGCAGATCAGAGGGAACTCACAGAGATGACTGAAAGGTCCTTTGAGTGTGATGTTAAAGATGGAAAAGGAAATAATAACAACTTGCCTGAACAAACCGAGAACTCTGATGCTTCTGTAAGCAAAATAGAGAGTAGAAGCACCAATGTGTCAGCATCATATGCTATTGGTGGATTACAGTCTGAACTGAAGCAGGACTCTCCGACAGAGTCATCATTTTGCCCTGAATCCATTGTCTCCATGGTGACAAACTCACAGGATGCTTTCCAGGCATTACTCAATGCTAATGCACAATCCAGTACAGAGGCTATCCAGCCCTTTGTTCAAATTCAGTGTGAAAATGCCTTGAAAACTGAGAATGAAAAGGATCGCAATTCAACATATAGTGCACATGGAGAAGTAAACTGCAGTTTAATGCAGGAAGAAAAGACTGATGACCATGAGGGCACCAAGCAGTCAAATGATCAGGAGAGATCCGACTCTTCTCTGAGGACTAGCATATTACCTTCAGAGTACACTTCAGACAGCCCTGGCCAAGCTGTTCGGCCTGTAATGGAGCTGACAGAGGAGACAGTGGTACCAGGCAAAGAAGAATCATGTGAGAGTTCAAACTGGCTCAGAACACTGAGAGAGGCCGCTTCTGTCTCTCAGACTCAGGAGTATAAGGTTGACATTCCTCATGGACCTGCAGGGGACAGGTACTGCAGCCCTGAGAaatgttcatgtctgtgttaGAGAGCTTATGTTATATACATATTGAGTAACCATAATAAAAATTTCCAGTTCAATATAGACTTTAGCATAGAAAACATTAACTCTAACATAACCATTATAGCTggattttcacttttatttacaaaaggGTAAAGATGAATAGATTCACATGTCAAGGCTTAAGACTTGCATATAGTATTGCAATGCAAGGTCATATGAATTCTTGAGGGAAAGTAGAGAGAAGTGCATGCCCTACCATGTCCCATTATCCCTGGAAAGTGACCTCAACAGTGACATCAACTCATGCCCTTTAGGGCAAGAAAGAGACCATTCATAATACACATGCCCACAGatagcacacactcacacagcctgTTAACAATGGTTGATAGGATCTTTGTCCTGTGATGCACTCTTGATCACTTCTTGACCTGCTTTCTGTGCTTGTTGTTTCCCCATAGACCATTTGAGACCCTCAACTTGCTTCAAGCTGAGCAAGAATTCTGCACCCCTGTGGAAGACAGTGCTGCACCAGTGAAGGAGCCTTTAGAGGATCCACCTGACAGCAGGTGAGAGCTTCCTAATACCTTACTGCTACCATGTGTGACTCCTTCACAAAACTACTTCCagtcatatgtatgtgtatgttatgTATAGGTTTTGCTAAAAAATGACTTTAAAGGGATTTGAATTGTTAAAGAAGGAAAATTGTGTTTCTTGTGTTCATGCTTGGATGAAGAAATAATTTATTAGGACTGATTCATATGGTAGGGTTAGGTCTCCAGAAAGCTTGGGTGTAAATCAAGGATGTGATCATCTTAAAATAATATGTCTTCTATGACCTGATTAATGAACATCTGGAGACAATGCAAGAGGTtactgagaaaatgaaacccTGCATTCAGACTGCAGGATACAGTGGTAGTTCATGCAGGGAGTTTCAGGGGATGACATCAgtactgaagagagagaggagtcagTTCCTTGACATCTGACATCTTCATGGGATGTAGGGGGGAAAAGGTAATAGAACAGTTATTTTCTAGTATGTGGTTATTAAAGGTTATTAAAGTGAATGCTATAGGATTTAATACCTGATTGTAAGCAATTTATGCTGAATGTCTTGgactttaaaaacacaattttaaagTACTGTGGgtgcttctgtgttttattataCAAGTAACTCTAAATTATGTTATGCCTGATATTACACCCTCAATAGTATATTAAGTggatttttcatgtttcattggACACGACCAAGATATCTTGTGTATTTTCCATTTCAGTAGAAGATATATCAGGTATATATTGATGGATATATCATGTGTAATCGTTTATTACACAGTGGAAGTACTCACTTGAGCAATCAAGACAGCAATCAGATACAGTCAGTTTGTAGAAGTTGATGACATTCAGGCATTCAGGCAAGTCTCAGTTTCACTTCATTGACCTGTTGGGTTTATATGGGAGAGATAGGAACGTTTAGTGCAGCACTTGTACATTCCATATTATTTTTCAAACTCTTCTATGATTAACTACTATGATGAACTACTCTTTGActtacactttctctctcatcctctcccttGCTCATTCTACTCTCCCTTGCTGTTAAACCTGACAGGCACAGCATACAATGGtgtaaaaaagtgtttgcccccttcctgatatcttattttttggatgtttgtcacatttaaatgttacagatcatcaaagaaatgtaaatattagacaaagataacacaagtaaacacaaaattcagtttttaaatgatggtttttattattaagggaaaaaaaatccaaacctacatggccctgtgtgaaaaagtgattgccccttcctgttaaaacataaatgaactgtggtttatcatATCTTTGGTAAGATGAATTCAATATCTCTAGCCAcccccaggcctgattactgtcacacctgttctcaatcaagaaatcacttaaataggacctgcctgacaaagtgaagtagaccacaAAATCCTCAAAAGTTAGACATCATGctgcaatccaaagaaatttaggaacaaatgaaatacaaagtaattgagatctatcagtctggaaaatgttataaagccatttctaaagctttgggactccagcaaaccagaGTAaaagccattatccacaaatggcgaaaacacggaacagtggtgaaccttcccaggagtgccCGGCCAAACcaaattaccccaagagtgcagcgacgactcatccaagaggtcacaaaagaccccacaacaacatccaaagaactgcaggcctcacttgcctcagtaaGTGTtctcagtgttcatgactccaccataagaaagagacggggcaaaaatggcctgcatggcagagttccaagacaaaaaccactgctgagccaAAAGAATATAAAGGCTCAtttcagttttgccagaaaacatcttgatgatccccaagacttttgggaaaaaactctgtggactgatgagacagaagttgaactttttggaaggtgtatgtcctattacatctggcataaaagtaacagcatttcagaaaaggaacatcataccaacagtaaaatatggtggtggtagtgtgatggtctggggctgttttgctgctttaggACCTGGAAGACCTGCTGcagtaaatggaaccatgaattctgctgtctaccaaaaaatcctgaaggagaatgtccggccatctgtttgtAACCTCGAGCTGAaacgcacttgggttctgcagcaggacaatggtccaaaacacaccagcaagtccacctcagaatggcttaagaaaaacaaaatgaagactttggagtggcctagtcaatgtcctgacctgaatctgattgagtggcatgaccttaaaaaggcggttcatgctcgaaaaccatCCgatgtggccgaattacaacaattctgcaaaaaagagtgggccaaaattcctccacagcgctttAAAAGACTCATTTGTCAGctatcgcaaacgcttgattgcagttgttgctgctaagggtggtcCAagcagttattaggtttagggggttttgtaggtttggattttttcccccccttaataataaaaaccttcttttaaaaactgcattttgtgtttacttgtgttatctttgtctaatatttaaatttgtttgttgatctgaaacatttaagtgtgacaaacatgcaaaaaaataagatatcaggaagggggcaaaccctttttcacaccactgtatgtgaACAGAGCATTTGTTGGTTGTCAGTCACAGCTTTTGAGTCAGCACATGAAAGCGGAAGACCCGGCAGAgaccagagagacagactgtctggatttctgtcttctctctttgTGCTTGTTAGCTCACATTTGGTGCTTACTGGTGTTGGGTGCTGGAGTGTGAGAGTAGCTTTAGCTTATTCCAGTCCAAAGCTGCCAGGCACTGTCTGGCTCTCCCTTAGACATGGGCCACAAGGAATTTAGGcagcatgcatgagtgtgtgtgtgtgtgtgtgtgtgtgtgtgtgtgtgtgtgtgcatgtgtgttagtgtgctacTACACATATGTGTTTGCTATTTGTGCCAACACCCTCTGATGAGGTCATTCTTAGAAGCCTGTCAGTTTAGAACAAAAGGCACAGTACAGGGGCACACTCTGGAACAGTGTGAACGGGTcagggtgcatgtgtgtgtgttacacacagagagagagagagagagagtaagagagaaataGGGACACAGAGGGTGAAGGCCCATGAAGAGGCTGTCTGGGGTATTTTGAGTGACTAAAGAGACCATTCTCAATGCTCTCCTCTCCATTCACTTGACCTGGAGGAATCTGTGCTACAGCTTGGTAAGTTCTGAGTTTGCTGTACACAGACTCTTCGGTATGCTAAGTATTGTTAattacagtctgtgtgtgctgacccCAGCAGATGGGTGGTGGGAGGTACTGTATGTTAAGGAGTCAAGGAGGGAGGGAATGTGTTGGAGCATGAGTAAATCTGTTGTGGAGAAGCACAAATCTTTGGCATCTTTCTAGTTTCTTTGGCATCTTTCCCCCCCATCTGCCTTATTTCTAGTGTCagataattatcattattatgtGATCCGATCATTCCTTTTTATGCATGTGTTGACAGAGTTGAATGGACCACTCTCTATAGCAAAATCAATAAAAGACAACACTCCTCAATGCTCCTCAGCAACTATCCTCTGAACTTTGACAGACTGAAGCATATCTTCCCTGTAATATTTGACATGAATATAAACCTTTGCATTCAATGGACCTTTTCAAGATTGGTAATTTTTTAGAATCTGCTTCTGCCAAAGTCTATAGAAAATCAAAGAATTTCCACAGTGTTATAAATTTATGTCATGTCATTACAGTGCAACCTCAGGCctagaaataatatttttcatggTAGTAATTTGTCTCTAATCTGCTTAGACCTGCCAAAGTCTTTTGGGAAACTTTACAATTTGTTAAGATACTTTGGAAAGTTATAAGGATTATTTGACGTGCACTTCTGTAATTTGgcataacatttttattcatatgtaTTGTTTGGGGTAATAAAATTGTACTAATAAggtcaaaatatttaaatttgtaaaaAGTATCTTTAGTTCACATTCTTCTGCctcaatataatatataataagtTACCATATGCTATATAACTTTATAACAGTTAATGCCTCTTTTACTATAAGTTCTGACTAACTCTGTGCCCTTTGGGGACATGTGAATGCTGGATTCTGAAAAAGCAAATTCATGTGTAAGTACAGCAAGAATAGCCTGGGGAAAAATATACAACCGGCTGAGAAACCAGCTTGGGTGTTTGAAAAGTATCTGAGTaactgtttccatggtgattgATGGTGGATACAGTAGCCTAATTACTGGGACTGAAAGTTCAGTACATTGTGTTCTCTCCCACCatactttcttttaaaaaacagtagTATCACTATCTAGAAAAACTTGGCTGGAAAATTTCTTCATGTTGTGGGCCTTGGCTCTTAAACCAAACCACACTGCAATTAGCTGCTAAATTTCAGTCACTCTGGCTAATAGTGACTGCTTCTGGAGGAGTAGGGAAAGAATGCCTGCAGCACACAGCACTCGCACTGGTGTTGTTTTATAGCTGCTAAATGCCAGCTCCTTCAGCTACTCGTTATTTATTGCGGTCTGTTTGCTGTTAAACGCTGAGCGGGCCCTTAGACCCATTTCTCAGGATACAGCTGCTCTGGGTGCGTGAGAGTCTAGGTTTGTGAGTaattgtgtgtacgtgtgtgtttgtgtatgtgtgcatgtcaaagagaaagagacagagtgagagaactGTGCTATTTAGCCTTTTCCCACAATATTCCTTTATTCTTGCCATCCTTATGCCACAATATAAAACTCAGTCTCAGAAATGTCACAGCAGAATATTCTACGTACAGCGTAATTGTCCTTCTGTTGATGAGCGGAGTTGGTCTGGTTGTATGGGGCTGTACAGTGTCTGACAGGCCAGTACTGTGCTATGTGCAGTTGTTGAGGGAGTGGGGATGTTGAGATGGTGGGATCTGCTGATTGAGGTGTATTTTTAGACTGGCAGGAGACACACCCCTGCCATGAGCAGCTGGAGCCCCCTCTGCCACACTGGCTGTGCGATCAGAGCTCATATCTGATAACATTCAGCTGGGCCTTTGCCAGCTCCCTCTGGCCTGTGTCATTGCTGATGTACAGTTTCACAGAAATAACAATGCCACATTTCTTATTTGTAGAGTAATTTTGCAAATCAgatttgtaaattaattttgcaAATCATAGTCTGTAATCAGACTATTTAGTAATACCTGAGGACACAGTGTGTTCTCATGCTGACCAGCATCCTCCTCATAAAATAACTCAAGagcctctttctcctctttctacTTTACCGGActttttattaatcattaactcgcatgtatatgtgtatatattgtttattctaaatatatattttcctgtAGCTATATATGGTATTGTTatattataactattattattattgtatgtgtgtaaatacatgtgcgtgtatgcacacaggcacacgtgcctcatatatatatatatatatatatatatatatatatatatatatatatatatatatatatatatatatatatatagtatatcaCTAGGCGTTGGGGTGGCACTTGAGCAAATGTGAATAATATAGGAATGGTCcacataatttttatttttactttattttattgtaattctacCTTTAactctatttttttttgtatgctgtAGCTGCCGTATCACTTGAATTTCCCCCATGCAGATCAATAAAGGGAATCTTATCTTGTCTTATCTTAGTTTTGTAACCAAGCTGGCTGATGATGCACTGTATTTTAGGCTTGCCTATCCATTCCCCTGTAATTTCATAATCATCATTGTTCTCttactcctgtgtgtgtgtgtgtgtgtgtgtgtgtgtgggtggtgtgttgtggtgttgtcTGCAGGTGTCCACTGACTGAAGCAGCTGAAAGCAGTGAGTGTGTCCCCTCTTTCCCCCCACCTCCAGAGGAGCACgccttctctcctgctctgcccGCTCATCTGCTCCAGGACAGCGCTGAGttccccaccccacctcccacccccccagAGAGAGCTCCCCAAGAGCCTGGGCCTGCTCATCCCACTCCACCCTCTGATCCTGATCAGCCCTGCCCTGCTGCAGCTCTCCTTGATCAATTGCAGGACACTTCCAGGACTCAGGAGGACCTGAGTCCTCCAGTCAGGTATGCTGCTTTATTACCTTTTATCCTGTAGAGATATAGATGTTCCTTGGTGAGATTTATACATGCAACTGCAGCTGTTCCTTCACTCCATTTAACCTCAGATTAGCTAATTTCATTGATACTCAGCAAAAAGTGCTTTATTTATAGAGGAGATGTGCAAGCTAAAAAAAGAGAAGCTATTAAGTTGACCACCCATGTGCATGCACTGCACGTGGATAATGAAACAATGCACACCTAAGAGTGCTGAGTCCTGGTCTATGTTCCCTCTGTTCTCTGGTTACCTATCTAAAAACACAACACTTGGACAGGCGGTCTCTGTGTGAATCACCACTAAGAGAGACATTATTTCCATCTGTATAATGCAGATTTTCCTTGCTAATGAGTGGTGATGACAGATTATACTGAAGGCTTAGTTTCTTACTGCAACCTTAGCACCATCCCCCTACTGATGAAAGTCATTCTCATAAAAGAACACAGTAATGCATCTGTCAGAGAGATTCATAGGGCCGGTGGGAGTTTCTTATGCACATTCTAAATTTCACAAAACCCAAGTGGATAGCAGAGACAACACACTAGTGATCTAGCTGTACTGTACAGATTTTAggatacttttattttgtaatatttcatatttttataaatactgcagaaatattaGGTTCTATTCCCACATTAACATCATAAGATATAATTGAAGATAAATAGATTAAAATAGTTTCACT
This region of Electrophorus electricus isolate fEleEle1 chromosome 11, fEleEle1.pri, whole genome shotgun sequence genomic DNA includes:
- the tacc2 gene encoding uncharacterized protein tacc2 isoform X13, whose product is MPSQVASSETESIVPSNSDKSICMFQHVMLDGCSQTKPEVHTGKMQCQMFSDHDGRPVTGIAMSDVDTEGPASAAVNVCVSVEEILPSVSIQNNAEVPVVLRPPGPMLSHWEYINDSDVPVSGEEIQFISDHIHINSLSNGSDVRGEMKGEILKDKTLAKRDEHNLALETKGEKEEKDYVCSPTGVLMQDVLTMPASSLLEARLAPNESPLKGTSLAPGNLHSDKNANVNKDELDEDTRDGKPKMDVTLKPSEKQVKADLDQKSISTTALDITKPYISVQDTDQNAETQLIISHDSDDNFFYKSDAISKSSITELKMSAADSFDVSFGKCILESEDSMINIQSSQSASAKQNSLTEIKTSGSEESCEIDSFESLSRVTTQLNASDSNLDLSQVPTEDACSFVKAATVIVAGTPIQQLGFVNTEEMNQTHYEGEENMIKPEQLEIQQCAKEANLKFITVKQDEQLIKTQSSAKEEEARKLKELKNTDRTKLLEEQKEMPKKEMESVHTNEKQILINVDHDGVPREKTDLREEKHFEETFPGKPLKATVLSDPCLNFTGFIKEAQSCGEALTEDTHPSMDQNLSAALPLVEEACCETTYTYNQSALSELDLAPCLDSQPSGLQCPWENMDDQETELNEDSEKDEGVCLENAKVSYLSFEEQAKGNLESETGVESSCSGLEKVERITLLGGDDNSNVEGEKCHDGKKSEKEPKCKPKHLESVSSIIKSMSNIMSYSAEEDENQEDQRVEIDNQECKTPGSSTAAPENTGVKLDLRELLVSVINESLEMESKSSDFTRESQVSGKPVDLERATPTNKVVQLAINDSTKPLENSHTSHCEFEHKTEDQCFSITHDNSRCTEVCTSAQTDDIVPSVSGTLETLSAEQAEPTIQLTAKQPDTNVSPLLVYVVHEKTLSENLDDASHHTDNAELLFASTDVPIQTEAMALELEEHSQPSPSDPSSLQNTVWKDITHSQQCHTELVSLETYMETEEETRNIKTQATILEESKQTEHKEKEINGSKEEREENESADQRELTEMTERSFECDVKDGKGNNNNLPEQTENSDASVSKIESRSTNVSASYAIGGLQSELKQDSPTESSFCPESIVSMVTNSQDAFQALLNANAQSSTEAIQPFVQIQCENALKTENEKDRNSTYSAHGEVNCSLMQEEKTDDHEGTKQSNDQERSDSSLRTSILPSEYTSDSPGQAVRPVMELTEETVVPGKEESCESSNWLRTLREAASVSQTQEYKVDIPHGPAGDRPFETLNLLQAEQEFCTPVEDSAAPVKEPLEDPPDSRCPLTEAAESSECVPSFPPPPEEHAFSPALPAHLLQDSAEFPTPPPTPPERAPQEPGPAHPTPPSDPDQPCPAAALLDQLQDTSRTQEDLSPPVRSSDSDGAFETPESTTPVKTATSPVAPAEQPQASPEPLPSGGSDSCPDSTNSTTVDVPASDVLGPLSSRPPSRSLSTVFDENKPIASSGSYNLDHILIADPPLPAVDPSGVQSRTPLTRSLSLQSGELDSSSTGDRPGEGGGPDKSFHPRTESFSIGTESAPGTLRRVKKPRPSSLKKKTLSRQNSNPESTTPRSKSSTSTPELQKRETSPNAESPLQAHEEQEQSTPVPSLGAADPLRSRVKSQVETSPPVVEESSPTSAPAATQPQEEAPPVPDGDTPFPPSGSYKWDPDNFENIDPFCTGGSKLANSPVVGRKVDFARDCETAKSPTVPAEESPADTHSAPPAEPPLNIEEQPITKWQSVRLEFDYSEETGETPQSTPLPPKKLGKKPGAKMPLRKPKLGIKKAPPPQTEQLDNAPAVLQSNDNDDILIPKATYNFDPNKWDDPNFNPFSSSKGIPNSPSQSRASYSFDPNSFDDSTDPFKSSNKMGNSPPKAASFEMSSNDNENDNDIGELEDLNQNKPAKNKKKPLKSNTFRVKRSPKRSPVSDMSAQCCPVCPPLLPSIPHTHHQPQEPSVDPMADHAQDHATDEEKLASSSNQKWVARHDVEVELTADVHDFPQPSDLTAFVTEGSLPAGSHDYEIEYMEKIGTSSPPLSVQKPSLYLNLDPVTESSKQSSNMHDSGPNSPCTGSFEEMEAQISAEGKSPVLQSRGAAPDPPTLEKNRKRESQPLSCTQNSEPDAGSRSDLSLLDRLSESAAPINYLEPDLAETNPTAFAHKLQEELVLAALRIEALQVAQNISQSPSLSTVSPQKSVDSSAQAEVKICQRTSKFTQTGGPRNAVPRGDSTGSCCGTLSFKKKSFQSRERWPPLGTVACLRAPCTPRQDTVKERAPTYPGTWTTHWA